In the Leptolyngbya sp. CCY15150 genome, one interval contains:
- a CDS encoding type II toxin-antitoxin system HicB family antitoxin, translating to MKIKVVVHAAEEGGFWAEVPAIPGCATQGETFEELLQNLYEAIEGCLSVDRHPPMS from the coding sequence ATGAAAATCAAAGTAGTTGTTCACGCGGCAGAAGAAGGGGGATTTTGGGCAGAGGTTCCAGCGATTCCGGGTTGTGCAACTCAGGGAGAAACATTTGAGGAGCTTTTGCAGAATCTCTATGAGGCGATCGAAGGTTGTTTATCGGTCGATCGCCACCCTCCCATGAGCTAA